The DNA region AGCATTAATCACCCTTTACACCTTAAATGTACACACAATCACTATATCACAACACTACACCGCTTCGCCGATCTCGATCTGCTTCTCCGGAGCGTCCGGAGCGCTTCTCCGTTGTTGCCTTATCCGTAGCACCATGGAGCAACTGCAACCGACCGACTGGATCATGTCCAAGTCGGTATCTGTAATACGACCTCCCTTCCGAAGCAACAGTCATTCGATCGTTCGTCTGGCATTAGCTGAAactaaagaaaggaaaaaaacgtaTGCTTGTAGTTATAATGCAACTCACCCGTGCATTAGAAGCATTTTCACGGCGACAAAGACTGTCGGTAACGTTTGCTGGATCTTGCTGTGCGCTTGCCAATTGAGTGCACATTTCGCATTGCTCATTACGTGGACATCAAGGTGGCCATCATACTGCCCGGCGACGACGGCTCCTTAAATATAGCGGATGAGCGCGTGGCTCGCCACCGATGGAGACATGTCGCGGCAGAAGGTGTACCACACGTTTATCGGCACGTCGTGCTGGATGGCGCCGGAGGAGATGGAGCGGGACCACGGATACGGCTTCTAGTCGTTCGGCATTACCGCGATCGAGATGGCGACCGGAACTGTGCCGTACCACAACTACCCGCAGATGAAGGTGATGATGCTGACGCTGCCGAACGATCAGTCCACGATCGATACCGACGCGGACAAGAAGGGCCTGTACCAGGCGTGCGGCAAGACGTTTCGCAAACTGATCACCGAATGATTGTAAAAGTAATTGTCCAAGCGTCCAACGGCGAGCGAGCTTTGTATGCTTTTTAACTATAGAAAAAAACCagtggttaaaaaaataaacgcgaGGAGTTTTTGATACCGTGCGGATTACGTTCATTATCAACTTACCTTGTTTTCCATGATCAAACATCGTTTAGTTTGATTGCGGGCATTCTTTCTTCCCTCTTTCTAACTATCGCCGGCTCAACACGGTTGCACAACAGCTGCATAGAAAATACcgctttaattgatttaatattaCAAACATTAGCTATGCTTTACTTACCCTAAACGGCTTTCAGGCGTGCGAAGTCGATTCTACCaccatttataatttttaggCTGTTTATTGTACACATTacacacaacattttcatcaccgaagtagcctttttttaatcattcgcCGTTGTACATCGTGAGAGCTATCGTTCGGTTCAAAATGTAAACTGTGaaccctccccctccccactcataacgcacggtgcgctctgcagttctcaatgtgttgTGTTCTTTCCGTCATGCTATGAACacatatacagggttttcaatgATATTATTGACATGTTCTGCGAGTTGTTGATTTGTTCGAGCAgataattgactctttcagcgagatattgaATTGTACGGAAGCAGCtgttgacatgttcagcgattctttagtgctgtcatttgttttgtttacaccctGTGCCGCAgcgtttaattttttattcttaaatGTCCTAAACGTAACAAATAATTATTCCCTCAGCTGTTTAACACAATAATTAgttcaaacaaacatatttttttttgaaaaccgtttgtttaccttctgatgagaatgattaaagctgcagtccaaggggtacgaatgtgacagctctacaatataaccgaacatgtcaacgcctacttccgaacaattctatatctcgctgaaagagttaattatatgctcgaacgaatcaacaactcgcagaacatgtcaataatatcattgaaaaccctgtaaagatagttgtttctttcatttctcgttttctttcatgcatagacacgatcgcaaatgcgCAATAATtctaaaagcaaacacaaacacggtcatttttggtgacattaaacactttattgaaacttaaTGTAAACTTTCGTAACACATTTAGAACctgacaaaaacacacatcatgTCGTCGTACTGCTAAGTACGACCTCCATCCAGCAAACACATATCTGTGAATAAATGGATCCTTACATGTCGATGCCCGCAcagcatgtgcgtctgtgcacattgtttgttcacttcacatttcaccaaaacacaccagcgcacgagactttgaacgaaatacGCAttaacgcacaaacactgcgcgcgggacttagaacaaaacgcgcacaaccatctccggcaaagcgtcgcgctgtactggtggttttgtatgcGTAGgagggggacatacggagcgatggttcgaagctgtagtgtaagcgagacaacacaatgtgacgagcagctccaagttgctgatctcgctgaaagaatacacacacattcacagacggctcgtcaaagcacggcatttgtattggtgttagtgaagtgcgcgtgtaaaacagaatgcgaactctcatggcagcgcgtttctccttgcttcctcaagcttcctcaagcttcctcatacccctcggcctgaatcactcaaaatttgggctctcattgtttgcgtggtatATTTTAACGCTCGCAAATGAGTGCAAGCAGGTGCGGTATAGAAGATACAGCAAGACAGTCCAGTTATTGTTTAAGCTAGGTCCAAAATGTTTCCTTGGGTAACTGTAATTTACAAAAGTAATGgtattgtaattaaaaaaaattaaaacgaaaaacaaacgaatTGAATTTCAAAACATGCATTCATGATATCAATATAACATTATAATTTCCTCTCATGGTTagataaatttaattacttaTTACAACCAAAATAATTCTTTTAGTGCAATATGTTCTTAAGCtagtttttgtatgaaaaaatattgtgcagtaaaagtaaaaataatttaaatcgtATGAACTGCATAACACGAATGCTCATTGTACTAGTTGGAGTGTACCCCACGCATACTATGGAAAATTCAACTGACGAAAAATCAGGAGCAGACAGTCAATGAAGCCTCAATATTGTTCTGCTTGTCATTCTCGTTGCGCGTTGTCGAGTCCAGTTACTTTAAAAATGATTACTCAAAAAGAAGTCTAATAGTTTTGACAGTGAATATTAGGAATTATTAACAAATAAAGGTAAGTTTAACATAAGCTATCCTATTTTATATGTGGCGAATTTGAACAAATAATGAGTGAAAGTAAATGTGAAAGAGTGTTGGTAGACTATTAAAAATATCCTAGACACCAAAGCTAAACATATATTTGAAGCATAATACCAACGATCATCAGCCCGCCATGTTTTCTGTATGCCAAcgaattaaaattatattatcaAGGAGGGTTTTATAGCTAACTGAAACAAGTGATGGTTTGGTGGGATCGAAGGATCAGTTTTCCATGGCTTGCTGGTGCTCGTACGTTGGGCCAAATTTGATTCAATACATGCTAAGTTTAACGCTTTCACTTAGTATATTAAGAAAACTTCCAAATTCTTTTGTGGTGCAGCTGTAGTGACTATATACATAGAATAATGAACAAAGCAATGCAGTTGTCATAGTTAGTTAGTTTGCCTAACTGTCCATCGGGATACTCTTCATTCTATCGTTTTATTGTGTATAATTACAATActgccggtctcgtagtacagtcgtcaactcgtacgacttaacaacatgcccgtcatgggttcaagccccaaatggaccgtgccgcctttcgtaggactgactatcctgctatgggggggatcaataagtcactgaaagccaaacccacaagtagtgtggtacaggcaggccttgaccgacaacggttgttgagccaaaaaagaagaagaagaagaattacaATACTGATTTCAGTTCTGAAagggaaatacaaaaaaatgtacagTATCTTGTTAACGCCGAAGAAAACGTTGACGTCTTTGAGTAGCATGCACAGTGCAAAGTATGCTGTCACCACCGCTGTAGTGTCCTGTGTAAAAAATTATGCAATCATTACTTTAGGGAATCCTTCGGTGTACTTTTTTACCTGCTAATGGTCAATTATGTTCACATTTATCATCTTGTTAATACTGTTAATGAAATTTGTGCTAGCCTTTTGAACTTAATATACAAAAaagctctgtaatgggatgggatccgaagccctccgagggataacacaggctctcccatccaactcctattccgacacgtcctcgtcgtgcagagtggtaacatgtgccttcatatatcctagcttgggtacacgggctagatccaaccccttgggcggatggtggcatatggcgaaccaggaggggggtgggtatcccaggaaactgggtgcctgaacgtcgggggggcaacccgacgctaaataaaacggccacgtgggcgcagggccagtcacccagtcccatggaacaactgactacagaaagcatcagaaggatacgaaacggacttaacgataccgacccaacgcaatgcccccggacaacgattaaaatgggctcatggaacgtacgcactctaagcgaagccggagccttgaaaaaacttgatgacgccctagccacactgagcatggacctcgtagcccTAGGGAACTagggtggctagggaacggtgtgcacaacaggcgtggtaagcattgctacgacatttactacagctgccacgaccgccaccgcgtgctcggaacgggtttcgccgtaggtccccggttgaaacccgcaatcatggatttcaaggctataaaccataggctatgcaccctgcgcatgcgaggcaaattttttaatataagcctcataaacgttcacgcccctaccgaagataaagaggaagaggagaaggaccttttttacggccgcctcgctagaactatagatgcgtgccccaggcatgacctcataatcatcctgggggacttcaacgcaaaagtcggtagggagccaatgtaccgccaatacactggctgtcacagtctgcatgagcacagtaacgataatggtagtagattggtccagttcgccgcagtgaacaatctggttgtaggaagtaccaaatttgcgcggagggacatccacaaaatgacgtgggcgcacccggatggcgaatccttcaaccagatcgaccacgtgttaataagccgccgacgacagtcgagcctgttaaacgtcagaacatatcgaggagccaatatcgattccgatcactacttggttggcttagtgatacgttgtagaatcgcccgcccccgcaccaatgggggcggagaaaacacgcagcctcggctcaacacggactctctaagggacattactgtccaacaggaattcaaagccgctttagacgagtctctactaccagaaaacagatatgaaactacgagcgagaggtggaacgctctaaaaacaaaaataataaactgtgcaagaaatatactcccaccacgtcgtggcaacaccaaatctggctggttcgacgatgaatgcagacaagtgaccgaacgtaagaatactgcataccgagcaatgcagcaacggcatagaacgcgggcatgcacagaggaatattcacggctcagacgcgaagagaaacgagttcaccgctctaagaagcatgctttggaagagcaaaacatgcgggaactcgagcaaaccagagaggcgtacggaccgacacgaaagttttaccaagcgatagcaggtcaccgaaacaacgtggtacctaaggtaacctgctgtcgcaacaaggatggagatctggttagtaaccagccagaggtcctctcgcggtgggctcagtactttgatgaattactcaacgaccagttaaacgaacagctagaagcgccactagcagatagtgtcatgctactgccacctagcatagaagaaacacgaaaggctatacgtcggctgaaaaataacaaggcacccggaaccgacggaattgcagctgaactggtcaagaatggaggtgcacgactagaaaacgagattcatcaaattgttactgaggtgtgggatagcgaatcgatgccttgtgattggaatctcggcatcatctaccccgtatacaagaagggagacaggttggactgcaacaactacaggggtattacggtgttgaataccgcctataaaatattctcccttatccttcaggatcgccttgtcccgcacgtcgaagagatagtaggaaactatcaaagaggattccgaaacggaaaatcaaccactgatcagatcttcaccatgcggcagatcttggagaagatggctgaatacaaaaacgacacataccatctcttcatagacttcaaagccgcatacgatagcatagccagggtaaaactgtacgacgctatgagctcttttggaatcccggccaaactgataaggctagttagaatgactatgaccaacgtcacatgccaggtgagggtggatggaaaactctcaggaccttttgctaccaccaaaggtctgcgccagggggacgggcttgcctgtctcctattcaacttggcgctagagagggccatccgtgactcgagggtggagactacgggaaccatcttctataagtcaacccagatcctggcatacgctgatgatatagacatcattggtctgcggctctcctatgcagcagaagcctaccaagggattgagcaggcggcagagaacctcggattgcagataaacgaggcaaagaccaaactgatggtggcaacatcagcggacctaccaataaataatccgaatctacgtaggcgtgacgtacagataggtgaacgcacttttgaagtcgtcccacaattcacctatcttgggtcaaaggtcagcaacgacaacagcatggaagctgagttacgcgcaaggatgctggctgccaaccggtcattctacagcctgaaaaagcagtttacctcaaagaacctgtcgcgacggacgaagctgggactatatagtacctatatagtaccagtactcacatacgcctctgagacatggacactgtccaaatctgacgaaaccctcttagccgcgttcgagaggaagatgctcagaaggatacttggccccgtatgtgtggaaggacaatggaggagccgctataatgacgagctatacgagatgtacggcgacctcactgtcgtacagcgtataaagctcgccaggctccggtgggctggccatgttatacgcatggaaacggacgacccagcccgtaaagtctttttaggccgtccacaaggacagaggaggcgtggtaggcccaaattgaggtggcaagatggcgtggaggcgtccgccattaaggccgggataacggactggcagacgaaggcgcgagaccgtgagcggtttcggacactcctgaggcaggccaagaccgcaaagcggttgtagtgccggataagtaagtaagtaaaacaaaaaagtttatGAAACTTTTATGCAAAAGTAACGATTATACGACCGAAGCCTTTCTTTctgaataataaataagtaacGATTGGCTACACGAGTAACACTTACACTCTGTTTTATCGACGCCACGAGAGAAAAACGTGTGATTCGTGCAGACGGCAAAATGTTCAGAGCACTGGATCTTtgcaaaattattttattatatttaccTAATGTATTTTCATATTTGGGTTGATTAGGTAAAATAATTATCCTAGCGGAACCTGCCTCCAAGATTCATCTGTTTGCAAGTTTTAAGAAAAGGTATTTACAGAAGAatatcaattattaaaaaaatgtaaggccgcaaatacacgacgcgcgtttccgcgcccgcggaaacgcgtataacaatccAATCAtataaatgaaatgtcattcgaacgcACTACCGCGGAACGCAGAGATGCTCATGCTGGATAtctctgcggaactgttatacgcgtttcaacgcgcccgcggaaacaCCCCCGCGGAAatgcgcgtcgtgtatttgcggcctaacactatttaaattatttatttttcaggGTGAAAGTATGTCTACCAATACTAGTGACATTTGGCAACATTTTGAAGATCAAGGAAATACGGCCAAATGTCGCTATTGTTCCAAGGCAATTTCATTTTCGAACAAATTTAGTTCGAATCTGAAGCGACGTATGAGATCTATGCACCATACTATTCCTATTGAGAGAAATGCTCCTATAGCTACTACTTCTTCAACACAATCGACAGATAGGGACGAAACTACGTTGCCTGCTGCAGACCCCGTCAAAAAAGCAGGGGGATCTTTTGCGTTTCTGTGACGCAAATAAGCCGCTAACTATTAGAAAAATAGAAATACAAATGTCTGATGAattctgatgagaatgattaaagctgcagtccaaggggtacgaatgtgacagctctacagtataaccgaacatgtcaacgcctacttccgaacaattctatatctcgctgaaagagttaattatatgctcgaacgaatcaacaactcgcagaacatgtcaataatatcattgaaaaccctgtaaagatagttgtttctttcgtttctcgttttctttcatgcatagacacgatcgcaaatgcgCAATAATTCtagaagcaaacacaaacacggtcatttttggtgacattaaacactttattgaaacttaaTGTAAACTTTCGTAACACATTTAGAACctgacaaaaacacacatcatgTCGTCGTACTGCTAAGTACGACCTCCATCCAGCAAACACATATCTGTGAATAAATGGATCCTTACATGTCGATGCCCGCAcagcatgtgcgtctgtgcacattgtttgttcacttcacatttcaccaaaacacaccagcgcacgagactttgaacgaaatacGCAttaacgcacaaacactgcgcgcgggacttagaacaaaacgcgcacaaccatctccggcaaagcgtcgcgctgtactggtggttttgtatgcGTAGgagggggacatacggagcgatggttcgaagctgtagtgtaagcgagacaacacaacgtgacgagcagctccaagttgctgatctcgctgaaagaatacacacacattcacagacggctcgtcaaagcacggcatttgtattggtgttagtgaagtgcgcgtgtaaaacagaatgcgaactctcatcgcagcgcgtttctccttgcttcctcaagcttcctcaagcttcctcatacccctcggcctgaatcactcaaaatttgggctctcattgtttgcgtggtatATTTTAACGCTCGCAAATGAGTGCAAGCAGGTG from Anopheles merus strain MAF unplaced genomic scaffold, AmerM5.1 LNR4000008, whole genome shotgun sequence includes:
- the LOC121600856 gene encoding uncharacterized protein LOC121600856, producing the protein MFDHGKQVKKHTKLARRWTLGQLLLQSFGDQFAKRLAARLVQALLVRVGIDRGLIVRQRQHHHLHLRVVVVRHSSGRHLDRGNAERLEAVSVVPLHLLRRHPARRADKRVVHLLPRHVSIGGEPRAHPLYLRSRRRRAV